The Candidatus Nitrosocosmicus franklandus genome contains a region encoding:
- a CDS encoding SemiSWEET family sugar transporter — protein sequence MSDILITFIGLLATAFTVASTLPQISKALKTKDTEDVSIRFLLVLIGGLFLWVMYGIGRSDIVIVIGNLIGMSLNIFMLLLKVRYSREPLKEE from the coding sequence ATGAGCGATATACTTATTACCTTTATCGGACTTTTGGCAACTGCTTTTACAGTTGCCAGTACACTTCCTCAGATAAGCAAAGCGTTAAAAACAAAGGATACGGAGGATGTTTCAATTCGTTTTCTTTTAGTGTTGATAGGGGGACTATTTTTGTGGGTTATGTATGGAATAGGACGATCGGATATTGTCATAGTGATTGGTAACTTAATTGGAATGTCTTTAAACATATTCATGTTACTCCTAAAAGTAAGATACTCCAGAGAGCCTTTGAAGGAAGAATGA
- a CDS encoding methionine-R-sulfoxide reductase — MDYNKLTPEEEKIIVYKATEPPFTGKYDDFYEEGIFVCRRCNNPLFSSKSKFDAGCGWPSFDDSFPNALERVPDPDGIRTEIQCKNCGGHLGHEFLGEHLTKKNTRECVNSLSIYFIPNGKELPKIIHK; from the coding sequence ATGGACTACAATAAACTAACACCCGAAGAGGAGAAAATAATTGTTTACAAGGCAACAGAACCTCCTTTTACCGGCAAGTATGACGATTTTTATGAAGAGGGAATATTTGTTTGTAGAAGATGCAACAATCCCCTTTTTTCATCCAAGAGCAAGTTCGATGCAGGTTGTGGATGGCCTAGCTTTGATGATAGCTTTCCGAATGCACTAGAGCGCGTTCCTGATCCTGACGGAATAAGAACTGAAATTCAATGCAAAAATTGTGGTGGTCATTTAGGACACGAATTTTTAGGAGAACATTTAACGAAAAAAAACACTCGAGAATGCGTCAATTCGCTATCCATATATTTTATTCCGAATGGAAAGGAATTACCAAAAATAATTCACAAGTAA
- a CDS encoding helix-turn-helix domain-containing protein: MLKIDKENYYEVIRLYLHGYSMAEVSRIIGTVSKTTVYNIVHDWFKKVSSGNIEDVRFFMRVLREKGITIEDCNEGFRTQQMLKEFEIPEEPYDWITEGNEFAAVDGQGSSCNSNHSLYHPDESKLISKKESLLDIIPHSRKNIQTYRKKKDEMFGKSKLGINPVSYFVQTLYNECKTHRVTPPIAVKWTRDILDFFSVKNSSLGSYPNLNEQILEDMPERNKDSYKGDDNSNQANYIISYTEYSSISTVQKDPSVNEFDLPLVSKVSFFIDRKKAEINKLLELEEKVRVKIREQVKQRANIESKIQNLVGKYEEKFRYLEQYKNLEQELYAKYKLKLDNEMSHFVKQFLILNITTTNLGV; the protein is encoded by the coding sequence ATGTTAAAAATAGATAAAGAAAACTATTACGAAGTAATTCGACTTTATCTACATGGATACTCCATGGCAGAGGTGTCAAGGATAATTGGTACAGTTTCCAAAACAACGGTCTATAATATCGTTCATGACTGGTTTAAGAAAGTCTCTTCTGGAAATATAGAAGATGTAAGATTCTTTATGCGAGTCTTGAGAGAAAAAGGGATAACCATAGAGGATTGTAATGAGGGTTTTAGAACGCAACAAATGTTAAAAGAATTTGAAATTCCCGAAGAGCCTTATGACTGGATAACAGAAGGAAATGAATTTGCCGCCGTCGATGGTCAAGGTAGCAGTTGTAATAGCAATCACAGTCTCTATCATCCAGACGAGTCAAAATTGATTTCAAAGAAAGAATCCCTTTTAGATATAATCCCCCATAGTAGAAAAAATATTCAGACATATAGAAAGAAAAAAGACGAGATGTTTGGAAAGTCAAAACTAGGCATAAATCCAGTCTCATATTTTGTGCAAACACTATACAATGAATGCAAAACTCACAGGGTAACTCCCCCAATAGCAGTCAAGTGGACAAGAGACATACTAGACTTCTTTTCAGTCAAGAATTCTTCTCTCGGTTCGTATCCAAACTTAAATGAGCAAATACTTGAAGATATGCCTGAACGTAACAAGGACAGCTATAAAGGTGATGATAATAGCAACCAAGCTAATTACATAATCTCATATACTGAATATAGTAGTATTTCAACTGTTCAAAAAGATCCGAGTGTCAATGAATTCGATCTACCGCTTGTTTCAAAGGTATCTTTTTTTATTGATCGGAAGAAGGCTGAAATTAACAAGTTATTGGAGTTAGAAGAAAAGGTGAGAGTCAAGATACGAGAACAGGTTAAACAAAGGGCCAACATAGAATCGAAAATCCAAAACCTCGTAGGAAAGTATGAAGAAAAATTTCGTTATTTGGAACAATATAAAAATCTAGAGCAGGAATTATACGCTAAATACAAATTAAAGCTTGACAACGAGATGAGCCATTTTGTAAAGCAATTTTTGATTTTAAACATTACGACTACGAACCTTGGCGTATAA
- a CDS encoding DUF892 family protein: MAQSDIDLKFVEFVNEAYAAENAAIDRINSRIEETPFPELRQRLEQHLQETTSQQNRLSQIIFKLGGEPTDTKAHLPELKPSMTTMLKRTVEDTVKSLTEDNNKTNTLPEEWELLRIKQDIGIESSEIITYKTLIEVAQRTPGIDVDFIVPLLKHNLDEEVDMQNWCMNSLPMAVDKLLPTIISAVSK, from the coding sequence ATGGCACAAAGTGATATCGATCTTAAATTTGTAGAGTTTGTAAATGAAGCATATGCAGCTGAAAATGCCGCTATAGATAGAATAAATTCAAGAATTGAAGAGACGCCATTTCCAGAACTACGTCAAAGACTAGAACAACATTTGCAAGAAACAACAAGTCAACAAAACAGATTAAGTCAGATCATATTTAAGCTTGGAGGGGAGCCAACAGATACTAAGGCACATTTACCAGAGCTTAAACCTTCGATGACCACAATGTTAAAGAGAACCGTGGAAGATACTGTCAAATCGCTAACAGAAGATAATAATAAGACAAATACATTACCAGAAGAATGGGAGCTTCTCCGAATAAAACAAGATATAGGGATTGAAAGCTCAGAAATAATTACTTATAAAACTCTGATAGAAGTTGCTCAAAGAACTCCGGGTATTGACGTGGATTTTATTGTTCCTCTATTAAAGCACAATTTGGATGAAGAGGTTGATATGCAGAATTGGTGTATGAACTCCTTACCCATGGCAGTGGATAAATTATTGCCCACCATTATTTCTGCAGTTAGTAAATAA
- a CDS encoding HAMP domain-containing histidine kinase codes for MNEKIQNVLKDINSGNILNPLLSNLKNVRINFESTKDPIMVFADKIRIVEVLTNLITNAIKFSDGKPITITVKKVQKNAIDYKHTPVDNRVVKPTTTNDVKENQDDVTNMMKWVIVSIRDRWMGIDADILLTIYQIYFQIKPRHWLRVVYFRASSRHMADKFGFKIMKMKRVQPSHLVCHFLNDNRPSIYEMS; via the coding sequence TTGAATGAGAAAATTCAAAACGTTTTAAAGGATATTAACAGTGGAAATATATTAAATCCTTTATTAAGTAACTTAAAAAACGTTAGAATCAATTTTGAATCTACGAAAGATCCAATAATGGTTTTTGCTGACAAGATAAGAATAGTCGAAGTTTTGACAAATCTAATAACAAATGCCATAAAATTTTCAGATGGCAAACCCATTACTATTACAGTCAAGAAGGTTCAGAAAAATGCTATAGACTATAAACATACACCTGTTGACAATAGAGTAGTCAAACCAACAACAACAAATGATGTTAAGGAAAACCAGGATGATGTAACGAATATGATGAAGTGGGTTATAGTATCAATAAGAGACAGATGGATGGGAATAGATGCTGATATTTTGCTGACTATTTACCAAATTTACTTCCAAATCAAGCCAAGGCACTGGCTTAGGGTTGTATATTTCAGAGCATCATCGAGGCACATGGCGGACAAATTTGGGTTCAAAATAATGAAAATGAAAAGGGTACAACCTTCGCATTTAGTTTGTCACTTTCTGAATGATAACCGTCCGTCCATATATGAAATGTCATGA
- a CDS encoding tetratricopeptide repeat protein, translated as MNKLFQNSFPFTVCIIWSAFLIGILVFFANSFSGLPFLFSTALGQEASITINTPDLINKAKYLNNVGNYTGALAYFEKVLIAEPNNTEALHGKGLTIDNFGNHTEAVDIYDKILEIEPDNMDALASKGVVLYNTGNKEEAIKNFEKVLTLNYSSSNRSFFNWGVSHYGLGNYQNAIESFRKALQIDPNNSLTLNNLGFALDISGKYEEAIKYFDLAALINSNSANAFYGKALAVGHLGNQTKALELLNKALSINNNNTFALVGKADYLYKLRNFTGATLYADKALEIDPINTNALIVKGFALGISGNHSEALRYFNQALENDVKNMDALYGKRIILNELGNHTEVAKYIENKSR; from the coding sequence ATGAATAAATTATTCCAAAATTCCTTTCCCTTTACAGTATGTATTATATGGTCTGCATTTCTGATAGGTATTTTAGTATTTTTTGCAAACAGTTTTTCTGGTTTACCTTTTTTATTCTCCACCGCATTAGGACAGGAGGCATCCATTACCATCAATACTCCCGATTTAATTAATAAAGCGAAATATCTGAATAATGTTGGAAACTATACTGGAGCCTTAGCTTATTTTGAAAAGGTATTGATTGCAGAGCCTAATAATACTGAGGCATTACACGGTAAAGGGTTGACCATTGATAATTTTGGTAATCATACAGAAGCTGTTGACATCTATGATAAAATTTTGGAAATCGAACCTGATAACATGGACGCACTAGCTAGCAAAGGTGTAGTATTATATAATACTGGTAACAAGGAAGAGGCCATTAAAAATTTTGAAAAGGTATTGACATTAAATTATAGTTCAAGTAATCGTTCGTTCTTTAATTGGGGTGTATCACACTATGGACTAGGAAACTATCAAAATGCAATAGAGTCATTTAGGAAAGCGTTACAAATCGATCCGAACAATAGTCTGACATTAAATAATCTTGGTTTTGCATTGGATATATCAGGTAAGTATGAAGAAGCCATAAAATATTTTGATCTTGCAGCCTTGATCAACTCTAACAGTGCTAATGCATTTTATGGTAAAGCTTTAGCTGTTGGTCATTTGGGTAACCAAACTAAAGCCCTTGAGTTATTGAATAAGGCTCTTTCTATAAACAATAACAATACATTTGCACTAGTTGGCAAAGCTGACTACTTGTATAAACTACGAAACTTTACAGGTGCCACGCTATATGCTGATAAGGCACTGGAAATAGATCCTATTAATACCAATGCTCTAATTGTAAAAGGATTTGCCCTGGGTATATCTGGTAATCACTCAGAAGCCTTACGATACTTTAACCAAGCACTTGAGAATGATGTAAAGAACATGGATGCCTTATATGGCAAAAGAATAATTCTAAACGAATTAGGTAATCATACAGAAGTGGCAAAGTATATCGAGAATAAATCTCGATAA
- a CDS encoding DDE-type integrase/transposase/recombinase — protein sequence MISRNRTPSRYVYYGLHLYFSGLSLRKASERLSQMYKRNHVSIWNWIQKYRPQKLKASRRRILEYIVDETMLKVGSEYIWLWVAIEPANRQILALSISKERNMFVAERYLSNLIKVHGKHPVSTDGGTWYPMACQFLKLDHHIHSSYEKSVIERTMQYIKDRTESFDDYFPCRIKNCKLKHVRNWLRLFVDYHNNEIKHVN from the coding sequence ATGATTAGCAGAAACAGAACACCTTCAAGGTATGTGTATTATGGCTTACATTTGTACTTTTCAGGTTTATCTTTAAGAAAAGCCTCGGAAAGATTGTCTCAGATGTATAAAAGAAACCATGTCTCCATCTGGAATTGGATTCAAAAATACAGGCCTCAAAAATTGAAAGCATCAAGAAGAAGAATTCTAGAATATATTGTAGACGAGACAATGTTGAAGGTAGGGTCAGAATACATCTGGCTTTGGGTGGCGATAGAGCCTGCAAACAGACAGATCCTCGCACTTTCTATATCCAAAGAGAGAAACATGTTTGTTGCAGAAAGATATCTTTCTAATTTGATCAAAGTTCATGGAAAGCACCCAGTTTCTACAGATGGTGGGACTTGGTATCCCATGGCTTGTCAGTTTCTCAAACTCGATCACCATATTCATTCCTCTTACGAGAAAAGTGTAATCGAAAGAACGATGCAATATATCAAGGATAGAACCGAAAGTTTCGATGACTATTTTCCTTGTAGAATAAAGAACTGCAAGTTAAAGCATGTACGGAATTGGCTGCGGCTCTTTGTAGACTATCATAACAATGAAATAAAACATGTTAACTGA
- a CDS encoding glycosyltransferase, producing MRANFIYSNLNPCGGGERFTLVTMKAVYEMGLEIDLTTLEQPNLSKLENAYGNDLASIAKKIKKINLLSMFDEQSIRQTLQQDNYDLIINTHGDLDPYFHSSLNANNMIVYCHYPSAKLFLENNNLDYLSYHLKIDRLPSISVSNQDTSNPIISFGNSSQLMSQIVESSGTETSIMSHSDYRNQYAIWVKKAFDSMIRNSFLMTNSNYSKAAIQKEYGTNNDILVLSPPVDVDTIISKIKIEQRFDSSLSSQVNYSDENGILVICRIEPSKRIENAIYLAKILKERKIKTKLNIAGSLEPFYQDYYHDLLQLISKLDLSDTVKLHTDVSFEELIELMKKSKIFFHPREGEHFGMSIVEAMSAGLIPIVPTVGGQSEFVPVEYQYKSLEDASQIVSQLLTNMSKEEMIKESIKMRDIAKNFSETNYKRQFQLIVSRMLYVQSNLRLSSHK from the coding sequence TTGAGAGCAAATTTTATTTATTCAAATTTAAATCCCTGCGGGGGCGGTGAACGTTTCACATTAGTTACCATGAAGGCAGTGTACGAGATGGGACTAGAAATAGACTTAACGACGCTAGAGCAACCGAATTTATCCAAATTAGAAAATGCATATGGAAATGATTTGGCATCCATTGCAAAGAAAATTAAAAAAATTAATCTTTTGAGTATGTTTGACGAACAAAGCATACGTCAAACATTACAACAAGATAATTATGATTTGATTATTAATACTCATGGTGATTTAGATCCATATTTCCATTCGTCATTGAATGCTAACAACATGATTGTCTATTGTCACTATCCATCTGCCAAGTTATTTTTAGAAAATAACAATCTTGATTATTTGTCTTATCATCTTAAAATCGATCGACTGCCGTCTATTTCTGTATCTAATCAAGATACATCAAACCCCATAATATCTTTCGGGAATTCTAGTCAACTAATGTCACAAATAGTTGAATCATCAGGAACTGAGACTAGTATTATGAGTCACAGTGATTATAGAAATCAATATGCAATATGGGTCAAGAAAGCTTTTGATTCTATGATCAGAAACTCCTTTTTGATGACAAACTCTAATTACAGCAAAGCTGCCATACAAAAAGAATACGGTACAAATAACGATATTCTTGTCCTAAGCCCACCAGTAGACGTAGACACAATCATTTCAAAAATAAAAATAGAACAGCGTTTTGATTCATCATTATCATCACAAGTAAATTACAGCGATGAAAATGGCATCCTAGTCATCTGTAGAATCGAACCAAGTAAAAGAATTGAGAACGCCATTTATCTTGCAAAGATATTAAAAGAAAGAAAAATTAAGACCAAGCTAAACATAGCAGGGAGTTTAGAACCTTTTTATCAGGATTATTACCATGATCTACTCCAGTTAATATCAAAACTTGATCTATCAGATACTGTGAAATTGCATACAGATGTAAGTTTTGAAGAACTAATTGAGCTGATGAAAAAAAGCAAAATCTTCTTTCATCCTAGAGAAGGAGAGCATTTTGGAATGTCGATTGTAGAGGCTATGAGTGCTGGATTAATTCCCATTGTACCTACCGTAGGCGGACAATCAGAATTCGTTCCTGTTGAATATCAATACAAGTCGTTAGAAGATGCAAGCCAAATAGTATCACAACTACTAACAAATATGTCAAAAGAAGAGATGATAAAAGAAAGTATCAAGATGAGAGACATTGCCAAGAATTTTTCAGAGACAAACTACAAGAGACAATTTCAGTTGATTGTTAGTCGAATGCTATATGTTCAATCTAATCTCAGGTTAAGTTCTCATAAATAG
- a CDS encoding NAD(P)-binding domain-containing protein — MLEYFSKELEFFPVQKLIVVGLGQLGLPVAKYVKEHGFDTYGYDINQKAMQSAESKYGIKPATNFGDFDVLIICVSTHRPDDMFSPQVEGLMSVVEKISREAKTGALISIESTIPKGTSKRVFEKLDHRLHVVHAPHRWYALEEDIHGVNQLRIIGGVSRCCLQHGLNFYDGRLLDKEDKAVTMMPNASSSPSSSPSSSTMVDNSLSVATTLEAKSKTKTSSSITTKLNKKRSLGIPMHPVSSVEVAELTKIIENAHRYLQIAFAEELYLYCKSNGISFPELRESLNTKWNVEILEPRDGIGGHCLPKDTKMFINSSNTIKSKILQAAMEIDEDYRAYRAQLDEKKRLCSFNDKPIA; from the coding sequence GTGTTAGAATATTTTAGCAAAGAATTGGAATTTTTTCCAGTACAAAAACTTATTGTTGTTGGCCTTGGTCAACTTGGTCTTCCAGTTGCAAAATATGTTAAAGAACATGGATTTGATACCTATGGTTACGATATTAATCAAAAAGCCATGCAGTCAGCTGAATCAAAATATGGGATAAAACCTGCTACAAACTTTGGTGACTTTGACGTACTTATTATCTGTGTTTCTACACACAGACCAGATGACATGTTCTCACCCCAAGTAGAGGGATTAATGTCAGTTGTAGAAAAGATATCAAGGGAAGCAAAGACCGGTGCACTCATATCAATTGAAAGTACAATTCCAAAAGGCACATCAAAAAGAGTATTTGAGAAATTAGATCACAGACTTCACGTAGTACATGCACCTCACAGGTGGTATGCATTAGAAGAAGACATTCACGGTGTCAATCAGCTGCGAATAATAGGTGGTGTTAGTAGATGTTGTCTGCAACATGGACTCAACTTTTATGATGGAAGACTACTCGACAAAGAAGATAAAGCAGTAACAATGATGCCAAATGCATCTTCATCACCATCCTCATCACCATCCTCCTCCACAATGGTAGACAACTCTTTGTCAGTAGCAACAACTTTGGAAGCAAAAAGCAAAACAAAAACTTCAAGCTCTATTACTACTAAATTAAACAAAAAAAGAAGCCTAGGTATACCAATGCATCCAGTATCTTCAGTTGAAGTAGCTGAATTAACAAAAATAATTGAAAACGCACATAGATACCTTCAGATAGCATTTGCAGAAGAACTGTATCTTTACTGTAAATCAAATGGCATAAGCTTTCCAGAGTTGAGGGAATCTCTTAACACCAAATGGAATGTTGAGATACTAGAACCAAGAGATGGAATAGGAGGTCACTGCCTACCCAAAGATACAAAGATGTTTATCAATTCATCAAACACAATAAAGAGCAAGATTTTACAAGCAGCAATGGAGATAGATGAAGACTACCGAGCGTATAGAGCTCAATTAGATGAGAAAAAACGGCTCTGTTCATTTAACGATAAACCTATAGCTTGA
- a CDS encoding dihydrofolate reductase family protein, whose amino-acid sequence MVKVSIYIGTSLDGFIAREDGDISWLDKANQNVTLGEDFGFHAFLETVNLIVMGRKTFEQVAAFDTWPYKNNKLIVLTSKRFEIPERLKKTVAISNTLNPIDLIKELSGKSIDHIYVDGGVVIREFLSAGLVDEITVTIVPIIIGKGKSFSGLLPEDLHLQHLKTTVYEFGFVQSKYKIKK is encoded by the coding sequence ATGGTAAAGGTCTCGATTTACATTGGAACGAGCTTGGATGGATTTATTGCAAGAGAAGATGGGGACATAAGTTGGCTAGACAAAGCCAATCAGAATGTAACACTAGGGGAAGATTTTGGATTTCATGCCTTTTTGGAGACTGTAAATCTGATAGTCATGGGACGGAAAACTTTTGAACAGGTTGCTGCTTTTGATACTTGGCCCTATAAGAATAATAAATTGATCGTTTTGACTTCAAAGAGATTTGAAATTCCAGAAAGATTAAAGAAGACTGTAGCAATTTCTAATACATTAAATCCCATAGACTTGATTAAAGAACTATCTGGCAAGTCTATTGATCATATATATGTGGATGGTGGGGTAGTGATTCGAGAATTTTTATCGGCAGGATTAGTCGACGAAATTACCGTTACTATAGTCCCAATTATTATAGGGAAAGGAAAATCCTTCAGTGGATTATTGCCAGAGGATCTGCATTTACAGCATTTAAAAACAACAGTATATGAATTTGGGTTTGTTCAAAGCAAATACAAGATCAAAAAATAG